DNA sequence from the Nodosilinea sp. FACHB-141 genome:
GCCCGGCAATCATTTCTCGCAGGGTTGAACTGTCATCCACAATTAGCACTGTACTCATACCGATGCCTCGCTGACGGTATGCAGACCGCCCATTGCTCCGTAGCTATTATGGCCAATTTGGGCAGACTCTAACACTTTATTTGAGGACGGCATTGCAAGAGGGGATGGAGGAATAGCTAGCGCAGCGAAAACTTGCGAACTGCCAGCAAGCTGCCAATCAACCCCACTAGGGTACCCAGTCCCAGCAGTGCCGCAGGCAGCAAAATCAGCTGTTGGGGCGTTAGCCTCAACCCCTGCACCACAAACTGAATGAAGTCGGCTTGCTGGGTAGCTAGCTCGGTTAAAAAGCGCTGAATGGCAAACAACAGCCCCCAAGCTACGGTGGCCCCAGCCAGACCAAAAGTCGCCCCCTGCAAAATAAAGGGCAAGTAGATCCAAATGCGGGTGGCCCCGACTAGCTGCATGACCTCGATCTCGCGCTTGCGGGCCAGCACAATCAGGCGAATGGTGGTGGTGATGACGGCGGTGGCGGTGAGGGTGAGAATAGTGATGACAAACAGGCTCGTCCACTTGAGCCCGTCATTGAGCTGGGCCAGGCGGGTGACGGCTTCATCGACGTAGCGCACCTCGTCAATGCCGTCGAGGCTTTGGAGCTGACTGGCGATCGCCGGCACCGACTCAGAATCTTTCGCTTTGACCTTGAGCTCGTCGACTAAGGGGTTGCCCTTGAGCTGATCGGTGGCCCCGGCAATGTCAGACAGACCCAGGTCGGTCACCAGAGACGCCCAGGCTGCCTCCTTGGTCACCGGGGTCACCGCCACTACGTTGGGAAAGCCCTCGACTACCGGCTGTAGATCGCTGGCCTGAAAGCCGCTTTCTAAATAGGCCGATACCTCCAGCTGGCTACCAAACTGGTTCAGCAGTCGCTCTAGCTGCCAGGTCGATTGCAGGCTAATGCCAAATAAGAACAGCAGCACGGTGATGGTGCTGATGGCCGCCCAGTTCATCCAGCCGCCGCGTCGCAGCCCCAAAAAGGTTTCGCGCAGCAGGTAGTCGAACTTGGTGAAAAGCTTAAACATAAGTGCCCTTGCCTGGGTGAGTTGGGCTGACGGTAATTGAACCGACAATAACAGATATGGGGGGCAGCACCCGATGCCAACGCTAACTACAGCATGGTACAAACTATGCTCTGTTCCTAACCTTGTCAAGGGGCATTCGTGATTCGCAACTGAGGTGGCTTGGGTCGGCTACTCTGAACCGAGCCCCAGGCCCCCCTTAAGTAGGACTAGGCAGTAGTTAATATTTAGAAGGAATCTAAGTATTTTGAGGATGGACCTGTCAATGTCTGAAGCGGCTGGCTTGCCCGATCGCCAGGCGGTGATTGACCAGGCTCTAGCCCTGGGGTTTCACCTGGTGGGCATTGTGGCGGTGGGCCCTGAGCCGAGCCCCGCTGAAACCGCCGCCGTGGGTCACCTGCAAACCTGGCTCAACCAGGGCCACCAAGCCGATATGGACTGGATGGCAAACCCCCGACGGCAGGACATTCGTCAGGTACTGCCGGGGGCGCGATCGCTGATTTGCTTAGCCCTCAACTACTACACTCCCCATCGCCATTCCCAAAATCCGAGCCACGGCAAAATCTCGCGCTACGCCTGGGGTCGCGATTATCACCGGGTGCTGCACAAGCGCCTCAAAGCTCTGGCCGACTGGCTGACGACCGCTGGGGAGGGGACGGTTCAGGTGCGCTACTACGCCGACACTGGCCCGGTGCAAGACAAGGCTTGGGCGCAGCAGGCGGGCCTGGGTTGGGTGGCCAAAAACGGTAACCTGATCACCCGCCAGTACGGTTCTTGGGTGTTTTTGGGGGAGCTGGTGACGACCCTACCCCTGGCTCCAGACCAGCCCCACACTGCCCACTGCGGCACCTGCACCCGATGCTTAGAGGCCTGCCCCACCGGAGCGATTACCCAGCCCTATGTGGTTGACGCCAACCGCTGCATTGCTTACCACACCATTGAGAATCGGGACGAAGCGCTGCCGGAGGCGATCGCACCTCACCTGCAAAACTGGGTGGCGGGCTGCGACATTTGCCAAGATGTCTGCCCCTGGAACCAGCGCTTTGCCCAGCCCACCACTGTCGACGAATTTCAGCCTCGGCCCGAGAACCTGGCCCCAAATTTAGATGACTTAGCTAATCTATCAGAAGCGGATTGGGACAGCCGATTTCGGGCTTCGGCCCTGCGGCGCATTAAACCGGCCATGTGGCGACGCAATGCCCAAACCGCTCAGAAGTGGTCGAGTGACCCTAACGCTGACCCGTAACCAAAGTACACTCTTATATAATTCTGCTGTCTAACCTGCGAACGCCGTGCTAAAACGCTCTCTCCTGCCCCTGCTCACCCTTTGTGGATTGCTTGGCGCTACCCTGCCGGCCCACTCCCAGGCTTTGACCCCCTATGTGCTGCCCCTCGACTACGACCTGATGACTGAGCAGGGGCAGTTTCTCGCTAACGAGGCCCAGCAGCTGGCAGAGTTTCAGCAGTTTGGGCGAGCGCTCGCCCTGGCACAGCTGGCGGCGCAACTGGCTCCCAACGATGGTCAGGTCTTGGCCCTGCTGGGCGGTCTCTATCTGCAAAACAGCGAGGTCGATAAGGCGCTACCGCTGCTAGAAGAGGCCCGCACTCTACTGCCCGAGAACGCCCGGGTGCTGTTTGCCCTAGGCTCGGCCTACCTGCAGCAAGACAACCCTCAGTTGGCCTCCAGCTATCTAGAGCAGGGTTTGCAGATTGAGCCCAACAACCCCAGCGCTCTGTTTGACCTGGGCAACACTTACTTTAAGCTGGGTCAGTATCCCCAGGCGATCGCCCAGTTTGAGCAGTCGGTGGCGGCAGAACCCGACTTTTGGCCCTCAGTGAACAACATTGGTCTGGTGCTCTACGAGCAGGGCGAGGCGCAACGGGCCGTGGAGTACTGGCGCTCCAGCCTGGAGCTAGCGGGCAATGAGCCCGAGCCCAAGCTGGCGATCGCAGCGGCCCTGCACGCCCAGGAAAACTGCGGGGTAGCAGTCCTTAGAGCTAGCAGCGCCGCCTGCCAAGAGGCGCTACGCCTGGGCACCGAAGCCCTGGAGCAAGACAGCCGCTACGCCGACATCGAATTTTTGAAGACCAACCTCTGGGGCGATCGCTTGCTAACCTCTACCAGCGCGTTCTTTGAGGTGCCTGACATCAAAGCCCTGATTGCCGAACTGTAGCTACTGATGGCAGGTTGCCGACCGATCAGTAGCGCTGGGGCACAAAAAACTGCTCGTTGATCGGGGGGCGCTCGTAGTCATCCGGCGCGCTGCGGCGCGGGGTTAGCTCCAGGGGCTCAGGGGTCATATCGACGTAGTCGATCTTGCTGAGAATGTGGCTGATGCAGTTGAGCCGGGCCCGCTTTTTGTCGTCGGCTTCGACCGTAAACCAGGGCGCTTCAGGAATGTTGGTGTGGGCAAACATGGCGTCTTTAGCCTGGGAATACTCCACCCAGCGATCGCGCGACTCCAGATCCATTGGGCTAAGCTTCCAGCGGCGGGCCGGGTCAGTAATGCGCGACTGAAATCGCCGCTCTTGCTCGTCATCGCTGACCGAAAACCAATACTTCAGCAGAATGATGCCCGATCGCACTAGCATGCGCTCGAACTCAGGGCAGGTGTGCAGAAACTCGTCGTACTGGGCGGCGGTGCAGAAGCCCATCACATGCTCAACCCCGGCCCGGTTGTACCAGCTGCGGTCAAAGCAGACAATTTCGCCGGCGGCGGGCAGGTGAGCCACGTAGCGCTGAAAGTACCACTCGGTTTTTTCGCGATCGCTCGGTGTTCCCAGGGCCACCACCCGGCAGCCGCGTGGGTTGAGCGGCTCGGTGAGACGCTTAATGGTGCCACCCTTGCCCGCCGCATCGCGCCCCTCAAACAAAATGACGATGCGGGTGCCGGTGTGCTTGACCCAGTACTGCATTTTCACCAGCTCCACTTGAAGGTGAGCCAGCTCTTTCTCATAGAATTTGCTGGTTAGCTTCGAGCTGCCTTCCGACTCAGAGATGAAGTGAAAGACAGGTGGCTCCAAGCCTTTGGCACGATCTTTTTTGCGCTGCTGCTTGGCCTTCTTTTTGGCTTTTTTCGTCTTTTTGGAGGAGTTAGAGTCCTCGGTGGTTCCGAGGTCGGCTGAGGCTTTGCGATCGCCCATGGGTGTTGCCCTAATAGACTGTCGCTATGAGCTTAACGTTAGACCAACGTCTCTAGCAGCTGTGCCTTAGCACTTGCCAACGCCTCCGGCAGCTTGCTGGCATCGCGCCCGCCCGCTTGGGCCAGATTGGGCCGCCCGCCACCGCCGCCGCCAGTGAGCTTGGCGATGCCGCCGATGAACTTGCCCGCTTGGAGCTTTTGCTCAATCACTTCTGAGCTGAAAGCGGCAACCAGGCTAACTTTCTCGGGTTCGGGCACGGAGCCCAGCACCACAGCCCCAGCTCCCAGCTTTTGCAGCAGGCGCTCGGCGGCGGTTTTGAGGGCTTCGGCGCTGACCCCTTCAAGCTCAGCCACGATGACTTTGAGAGAGCCCACGGCTTCGGCACTATCGAGCAGCTGGTCAGACTTCAGCACCGCCAGTTCAGACTTCAGTGCCTCTAGCTCTTTTTGGGCGGTCTTGAGGTCGGTTTGCAGGGTGGTGACGCGATCGCTCAGCTCCTCGGGCTTGGCTTTAAAGCGATCGCTCAGATCCCGCACCACGGCGTCGCGCACGTTCAGGTACTCCAGCACAGCGGGGCCAGCGACGGCCTCAATGCGGCGGGTGCCTGAGGCCACCCCGGCCTCGGAGATGATTTTGAACAGACCAATTTCAGCGGTGTTGCTGACGTGGGTGCCGCCGCACAGCTCCATCGACACGCCGGGGAAGTCGATGACGCGCACCTCGGCGCTGTACTTTTCGCCAAACATGGCGATCGCGCCCTTAGCCTTCGCTTCTTCCAGCGCCATCACAGTGATCTCCCCCTGGTGCCCCTCGGCGATCCAGCTGTTCACCTGTTCTTCGACCTGCTGCACCTCGTCAGCCGTCAGCGCACGGGGGCAGTTGAAGTCAAACCGCAGGCGATCGAAGGCGACCAGAGAACCGGCCTGGGAAATATCGGGGTCTACCAGCTTTTTCAGCGCCGCTTGCAGCAGGTGGGTGGCGGTGTGGTTGGCTTGGGCGCGGCGACGGCAGGCGCGATCGATTTGCGCGGTGACCTGATCGCCAACGCTTAGCGAACCCCGCTCGACCCGGCCGAAGTGGACGAAGAAATCGCCGTCTTTTTTAACATCGTGGACGCGGATCAGCAGATCATCGCCCGACAGGTAGCCGCGATCGCCCACCTGACCGCCCGACTCGGCGTAGAACGGGGTCTGGTTGAGCACCACTTGGGCTTCCTGCCCCGCCTCAATCTGCTCCACCGACTTTCCGCCGACTAACAGCGCTTCAACTTTGCTGGCGCTGGTGGTGTCTTTGTAGCCCAAAAACTCAGTGGAGTGAATGTGCTCGGCTAAGGAATCGAGGCTACCCTGCACCGTCAGGTCGATGGTTTCGTGGGCGTCCTTCGAGCGCTGGCGCTGTTCTTCCATCGCCGTTTCAAACCCGGCCACATCCACCGATAGCCCCTGTTCCTCAGCGATTTCCTGGGTCAGCTCTAGGGGGAAGCCGTAGGTGTCGTAGAGCACGAAGGCATCGGTACCAGCAATTTGCTTGGTTTCAGACTGACTTTCTCGGTTGAGCAGGTCGGTCAGCAGCTTTTCGCCCCGCTCTAGGGTTTCCAGAAAGCGGGCTTCTTCGCGATCGAGTTCGGCTTTGATCACCGTCTCGCGCTGCCGAGTATTAGGGAAGGGTTCCTCCGCTAGCTGAATGGCACTCTCAGCTACCTTGCTAATAAACGCCCCCTCAATGCCAATCAGCCGCCCGTGGCGCACCACCCGACGAATCAGCCGCCGCAGAATGTAGCCCCGCCCTACGTTAGAGGCGGTAATGCCATCGGCAATCATGTGGACGACAGCTCGCACGTGGTCACCAATCACCTTCAGCGAAACCTTGGTTTTCTCGTCAGATTTGCTGTAATCAAGCCCCGCTAATTCTGCCGCTGTCTTGATGATGGGCAAAATCAGGTCGGTCTCGTAATTGTTGGGCACCTGCTGCAAAATTTGGGCCATGCGCTCTAGGCCCAGGCCGGTGTCAATGTTCTGGTTTTGCAGCGGAGTCAGGTTGCCCTCGGCATCCCGGTTGTACTGCATAAACACCAGGTTGTAGAACTCGATGAACCGCGAGTCGTCTTCCAGGTCGATGTGATCGTCGCCCAGCTCGGGGTGGAAGTCGTAGTAGATCTCCGAGCAGGGGCCGCAGGGGCCGGTGGGGCCAGAGGTCCAGAAGTTGTCAGCCTCATCCATTCGCTGAATGCGGTGGGCAGGAATGCCGATCTGGTCGCGCCAGATGGCAAAGGCGTCGTCGTCTTCGCGAAAGACGCTTACCACCAGACGCTCGGCGGGAAGGTTGAACACTTTGGTAGAAAGCTCCCACGCCCAGGCGATCGCCTGCTCCTTGAAGTAGTCGCCAAAGCTAAAGTTGCCCAGCATCTCAAAGAAGGTGTGATGGCGCGCCGTGCGGCCCACGTTCTCAATGTCGTTGGTGCGAATGCACTTTTGTGAGGTGGTGGCGCGATCGACATCCGCCGGGCGCTGACCGAGGAAGATCGGCTTGAAGGGCAGCATGCCGGCAATGGTGAGCAGCACCGTGGGGTCTTCGGGCACCAGGGATGCGCTC
Encoded proteins:
- a CDS encoding ABC transporter permease, which encodes MFKLFTKFDYLLRETFLGLRRGGWMNWAAISTITVLLFLFGISLQSTWQLERLLNQFGSQLEVSAYLESGFQASDLQPVVEGFPNVVAVTPVTKEAAWASLVTDLGLSDIAGATDQLKGNPLVDELKVKAKDSESVPAIASQLQSLDGIDEVRYVDEAVTRLAQLNDGLKWTSLFVITILTLTATAVITTTIRLIVLARKREIEVMQLVGATRIWIYLPFILQGATFGLAGATVAWGLLFAIQRFLTELATQQADFIQFVVQGLRLTPQQLILLPAALLGLGTLVGLIGSLLAVRKFSLR
- the queG gene encoding tRNA epoxyqueuosine(34) reductase QueG, translating into MSEAAGLPDRQAVIDQALALGFHLVGIVAVGPEPSPAETAAVGHLQTWLNQGHQADMDWMANPRRQDIRQVLPGARSLICLALNYYTPHRHSQNPSHGKISRYAWGRDYHRVLHKRLKALADWLTTAGEGTVQVRYYADTGPVQDKAWAQQAGLGWVAKNGNLITRQYGSWVFLGELVTTLPLAPDQPHTAHCGTCTRCLEACPTGAITQPYVVDANRCIAYHTIENRDEALPEAIAPHLQNWVAGCDICQDVCPWNQRFAQPTTVDEFQPRPENLAPNLDDLANLSEADWDSRFRASALRRIKPAMWRRNAQTAQKWSSDPNADP
- a CDS encoding tetratricopeptide repeat protein → MLKRSLLPLLTLCGLLGATLPAHSQALTPYVLPLDYDLMTEQGQFLANEAQQLAEFQQFGRALALAQLAAQLAPNDGQVLALLGGLYLQNSEVDKALPLLEEARTLLPENARVLFALGSAYLQQDNPQLASSYLEQGLQIEPNNPSALFDLGNTYFKLGQYPQAIAQFEQSVAAEPDFWPSVNNIGLVLYEQGEAQRAVEYWRSSLELAGNEPEPKLAIAAALHAQENCGVAVLRASSAACQEALRLGTEALEQDSRYADIEFLKTNLWGDRLLTSTSAFFEVPDIKALIAEL
- the ppk2 gene encoding polyphosphate kinase 2 yields the protein MGDRKASADLGTTEDSNSSKKTKKAKKKAKQQRKKDRAKGLEPPVFHFISESEGSSKLTSKFYEKELAHLQVELVKMQYWVKHTGTRIVILFEGRDAAGKGGTIKRLTEPLNPRGCRVVALGTPSDREKTEWYFQRYVAHLPAAGEIVCFDRSWYNRAGVEHVMGFCTAAQYDEFLHTCPEFERMLVRSGIILLKYWFSVSDDEQERRFQSRITDPARRWKLSPMDLESRDRWVEYSQAKDAMFAHTNIPEAPWFTVEADDKKRARLNCISHILSKIDYVDMTPEPLELTPRRSAPDDYERPPINEQFFVPQRY
- the alaS gene encoding alanine--tRNA ligase; this encodes MAKSPTSSTTMTGAEIRQTFLEFYAARGHAIKPSASLVPEDPTVLLTIAGMLPFKPIFLGQRPADVDRATTSQKCIRTNDIENVGRTARHHTFFEMLGNFSFGDYFKEQAIAWAWELSTKVFNLPAERLVVSVFREDDDAFAIWRDQIGIPAHRIQRMDEADNFWTSGPTGPCGPCSEIYYDFHPELGDDHIDLEDDSRFIEFYNLVFMQYNRDAEGNLTPLQNQNIDTGLGLERMAQILQQVPNNYETDLILPIIKTAAELAGLDYSKSDEKTKVSLKVIGDHVRAVVHMIADGITASNVGRGYILRRLIRRVVRHGRLIGIEGAFISKVAESAIQLAEEPFPNTRQRETVIKAELDREEARFLETLERGEKLLTDLLNRESQSETKQIAGTDAFVLYDTYGFPLELTQEIAEEQGLSVDVAGFETAMEEQRQRSKDAHETIDLTVQGSLDSLAEHIHSTEFLGYKDTTSASKVEALLVGGKSVEQIEAGQEAQVVLNQTPFYAESGGQVGDRGYLSGDDLLIRVHDVKKDGDFFVHFGRVERGSLSVGDQVTAQIDRACRRRAQANHTATHLLQAALKKLVDPDISQAGSLVAFDRLRFDFNCPRALTADEVQQVEEQVNSWIAEGHQGEITVMALEEAKAKGAIAMFGEKYSAEVRVIDFPGVSMELCGGTHVSNTAEIGLFKIISEAGVASGTRRIEAVAGPAVLEYLNVRDAVVRDLSDRFKAKPEELSDRVTTLQTDLKTAQKELEALKSELAVLKSDQLLDSAEAVGSLKVIVAELEGVSAEALKTAAERLLQKLGAGAVVLGSVPEPEKVSLVAAFSSEVIEQKLQAGKFIGGIAKLTGGGGGGRPNLAQAGGRDASKLPEALASAKAQLLETLV